The following proteins are co-located in the Gossypium hirsutum isolate 1008001.06 chromosome A02, Gossypium_hirsutum_v2.1, whole genome shotgun sequence genome:
- the LOC107952121 gene encoding nucleolar GTP-binding protein 1 gives MVQYNFKKITVVPNGKDFIDIILSRTQRQTPTVVHKGYAISRLRQFYMRKVKYTQQNFHEKLSTIIDEFPRLDDIHPFYGDLLHVLYNKDHYKLALGQINTARNLISKIAKDYVKLLKYGDSLYRCKSLKVAALGRMCTVIKRIGPSLAYLEQIRQHMARLPSIDPNTRTMLICGYPNVGKSSFMNKITRADVDVQPYAFTTKSLFVGHTDYKYLRYQVIDTPGILDRPFEDRNIIEMCSITALAHLRAAVLFFLDISGSCGYSIAQQAALFHSIKSLFMNKPLIIVCNKTDLQPLDGISEEDRKLVMEMKTEAMKTVIGQGGEPTNEEGVLLTMSTLTEDGVIAVKNAACERLLNQRVELKMKSKKINDCLNRFHVALPKARDQKERPACIPQAVLEAKAKQAAEKEKRKTEKELEDENGGAGVYSASLRKNYILANDEWKEDTMPEILDGHNVYDFIDPDILLRLEELEREEGLRQAEEEGDDFEMDGQELSLEEQEALAEIRKKKSLLIQQHRMKKSTAESRPVVPRKFDTDRKFTTRRMGRQLSSLGLDPSLAISRARSKSRGRKRERSVDKREGDGRDAMDIDDNQASKKLRLRSTSRSRSLSRPPGEVIPGEGLKDSAQKIKAIKLAKKSVLKRNKNARRGEADRVIPTLKPKHLFSGKRSIGKTQRR, from the coding sequence ATGGTTCAATATAATTTCAAGAAAATCACTGTTGTACCGAATGGGAAGGACTTCATAGATATTATTCTCTCACGTACCCAACGGCAAACTCCAACTGTTGTCCACAAAGGGTATGCGATTTCCCGTCTTCGCCAGTTCTATATGCGTAAAGTTAAATACACCCAGCAGAATTTTCATGAGAAACTTTCGACAATAATCGATGAGTTCCCTCGCCTTGATGATATCCATCCATTTTATGGTGATCTTCTTCATGTTCTCTATAACAAGGATCACTACAAGCTTGCTCTTGGCCAGATAAATACTGCTAGGAATCTCATTAGCAAGATTGCTAAAGATTATGTCAAGCTATTAAAGTATGGTGACTCGCTATATCGGTGCAAGTCGCTAAAGGTTGCTGCACTTGGTCGTATGTGTACTGTCATAAAGAGGATTGGCCCTAGTCTAGCATACCTTGAGCAGATTAGGCAACATATGGCAAGGTTGCCATCTATTGATCCAAATACTCGAACCATGTTGATTTGTGGGTACCCTAATGTTGGTAAGAGTTCATTTATGAACAAAATCACGAGGGCTGATGTGGATGTCCAACCTTATGCTTTCACTACCAAGTCACTCTTTGTGGGTCATACAGATTACAAGTACCTTAGATATCAAGTAATTGATACACCTGGAATTTTGGACAGGCCATTTGAAGATCGAAATATTATTGAGATGTGCAGCATTACAGCATTGGCTCACCTACGAGCTGCAGTGTTGTTCTTTTTGGATATATCTGGGTCATGTGGGTACAGCATTGCTCAGCAGGCAGCTCTTTTTCACAGCATTAAATCTCTCTTTATGAACAAACCCTTGATCATTGTTTGCAATAAGACTGATTTGCAGCCATTGGATGGCATATCTGAGGAAGACAGGAAATTGGTCATGGAGATGAAAACTGAAGCCATGAAGACTGTGATTGGTCAAGGAGGTGAGCCTACAAATGAAGAAGGGGTGCTATTGACTATGAGCACTTTGACTGAGGATGGAGTGATTGCTGTGAAGAATGCAGCTTGTGAAAGATTACTGAATCAGAGGGTTGAGTTGAAGATGAAATCGAAAAAAATAAATGACTGCCTTAATAGGTTTCATGTTGCATTACCAAAAGCACGTGATCAGAAGGAACGGCCAGCTTGCATACCCCAGGCAGTTTTGGAAGCTAAAGCCAAGCAAGCAGcagagaaagaaaagaggaagactGAAAAGGAATTGGAGGATGAGAATGGTGGTGCTGGTGTGTATTCTGCTAGTTTGAGGAAGAACTATATATTGGCAAATGATGAATGGAAAGAGGACACAATGCCTGAAATTCTTGATGGTCACAATGTGTACGATTTTATTGACCCTGATATCTTGTTAAGGCTTGAAGAGTTGGAGCGTGAAGAGGGTCTTCGACAAGCGGAGGAGGAAGGTGATGACTTTGAGATGGATGGCCAAGAATTATCCCTGGAAGAGCAAGAAGCACTGGCTGAGATCAGGAAAAAGAAGAGCTTGCTTATTCAACAGCATAGGATGAAGAAAAGCACTGCAGAAAGTCGGCCTGTTGTACCAAGAAAGTTCGACACAGATAGAAAGTTCACAACAAGGAGGATGGGCCGGCAGCTATCTTCTTTGGGGCTGGATCCCTCTCTTGCAATTAGTCGTGCTCGTAGCAAGTCAAGAGGCCGGAAAAGGGAGCGGTCAGTTGATAAGAGAGAGGGTGATGGTAGAGATGCTATGGATATAGATGACAACCAAGCAAGCAAAAAGCTCCGTCTAAGGTCTACATCTCGGTCAAGGTCACTATCACGACCTCCTGGTGAAGTTATACCGGGAGAGGGCTTGAAGGATTCTGCTCAGAAGATAAAGGCTATTAAATTGGCCAAGAAATCTGTGTTAAAGAGGAACAAAAATGCTCGCCGTGGGGAGGCTGATAGAGTTATTCCCACATTGAAACCAAAGCATCTGTTCTCTGGGAAACGTTCCATTGGAAAAACTCAAAGGCGATAA